A genomic stretch from Aedes albopictus strain Foshan chromosome 2, AalbF5, whole genome shotgun sequence includes:
- the LOC134288819 gene encoding probable cyclin-dependent serine/threonine-protein kinase DDB_G0292550 — protein sequence MRISQPPDSGWRFVDSGRKLLWRRHWPKLDAKSAEKVPHNKRRRKQHPHSSNNNNNNNNNNNNNNNNNNNNNNNNNNNNNNNNNNNNNNNNNNNNNNNNNNNNNNNNNNNNNNNNNNNNNNNNNNNNNNNNNNNNNNNNNNNNNNNNNNNNNNNNNNNNNNNNNNNNNNNNNNNNNNNNNNNNNNNNNNNNNNNNNNNNNNNNNNNNNNNNNNNNNNNNNNNNNNNNNNNNNNNNNNNNNNNNNNNNNNNNNNNNNNNNNNNNNNNNNNNNNNNNNNNNNNNNNNNNNNNNNNNNNNNNNNNNNNNNNNNNNNNNNNNNNNNNNNNNNNNNNNNNNNNNNNNNNNNNNNNNNNNNNNNNNNNNNNNNNNNNNNNNNNNNNNNNNNNNNNNNNNNNNNNNNNNNNNNNNNNNNNNNNNNNNNNNNNNNNNNNNNNNNNNNNNNNNNNNNNNNNNNNNNNNNNNNNNNNNNNNNNNNNNNNNNNNNNNNNNNNNNNNNNNNNNNNNNNNNNNNNNNNNNNNNNNNNNNNNNNNNNNNNNNNNNNNNNNNNNNNNNNNNNNNNNNNNNNNNNNNNNNNNNNNNNNNNNNNNNNNNNNNNNNNNNNNNNNNTTTNNKKTDKQLLAIAKTKFSGPPSTTDHPISGLSVPKPITFKRGETINPYRTEKQGPTPTNQQEQQQAMDSQTTTMNSQQYQLQQQQQNQPHHDIQLDPMHPPIVRLTQQSAEGDGRFLKARLRDPNIMRVVRLFLAYMKD from the exons atgcgtatttcacaaccaccagACAGCGGTTGGCGGTTTGTAGACAGCGGCCGAAAACTGCTTTGGCGCAGACACTGGCCCAAGCTTGATGCTAAAAGTGCTGAAAAGGTGCCTCACAATAAGAGACGTCGTAAGCAGCATCCACATtcaagcaacaacaacaacaacaacaacaacaacaacaacaacaacaacaacaacaacaacaacaacaacaacaacaacaacaacaacaacaacaacaacaacaacaacaacaacaacaacaacaacaacaacaacaacaacaacaacaacaacaacaacaacaacaacaacaacaacaacaacaacaacaacaacaacaacaacaacaacaacaacaacaacaacaacaacaacaacaacaacaacaacaacaacaacaacaacaacaacaacaacaacaacaacaacaacaacaacaacaacaacaacaacaacaacaacaacaacaacaacaacaacaacaacaacaacaacaacaacaacaacaacaacaacaacaacaacaacaacaacaacaacaacaacaacaacaacaacaacaacaacaacaacaacaacaacaacaacaacaacaacaacaacaacaacaacaacaacaacaacaacaacaacaacaacaacaacaacaacaacaacaacaacaacaacaacaacaacaacaacaacaacaacaacaacaacaacaacaacaacaacaacaacaacaacaacaacaacaacaacaacaacaacaacaacaacaacaacaacaacaacaacaacaacaacaacaacaacaacaacaacaacaacaacaacaacaacaacaacaacaacaacaacaacaacaacaacaacaacaacaacaacaacaacaacaacaacaacaacaacaacaacaacaacaacaacaacaacaacaacaacaacaacaacaacaacaacaacaacaacaacaacaacaacaacaacaacaacaacaacaacaacaacaacaacaacaacaacaacaacaacaacaacaacaacaacaacaacaacaacaacaacaacaacaacaacaacaacaacaacaacaacaacaacaacaacaacaacaacaacaacaacaacaacaacaacaacaacaacaacaacaacaacaacaacaacaacaacaacaacaacaacaacaacaacaacaacaacaacaacaacaacaacaacaacaacaacaacaacaacaacaacaac aacaacaacaacaacaacaacaacaacaacaacaacaacaacaacaacaacaacaacaacaacaacaacaacaacaacaacaacaacaacaacaacaacaacaacaacaacaacaacaacaacaacaacaacaacaacaacaacaacaacaacaacaacaacaacaacaacaacaacaacaacaacaacaacaacaacaacaacaacaacaacaacaacaacaacaacaacaacaacaacaacaacaacaacaacaacaacaacaac aacaacaacaacaacaacaacaacaacaacaacaacaacaacaacaacaacaacaacaacaacaacaacaacaacaacaacaacaacaacaacaacaacaacaacaacaacaacaacaacaacaacaacaacaacaacaacaacaacaacaacaacaacaacaacaacaacaacaacaacaacaacaacaacaacaacaacaacaacaacaacaacaacaacaacaacaacaacaacaacaacaacaacaacaacaacaacaacaacaacaacaacaacaacaacaacaacaacaacaacaacaacaacaacaacaccacaACCAACAACAAAAAAACAGACAAGCAGCTGTTGGCTATTGCCAAAACTAAATTTTCCGGACCACCCTCTACCACCGACCATCCTATTTCCGGTCTCTCGGTTCCAAAACCCATCACCTTTAAAAGGGGTGAAACCATCAACCCATATCGGACAGAAAAACAAGGACCTACACCAACTAACCAGCAAGAACAACAACAAGCGATGGACAGTCAAACAACcacgatgaacagtcagcaatatcaactacagcaacaacaacaaaatcaACCACATCACGACATTCAACTCGACCCAATGCATCCACCCATCGTACGTCTCACACAGCAATCCGCCGAGGGTGACGGTCGATTTCTGAAAGCGAGACTCCGCGATCCTAACATTATGAGGGTTGTTCGGTTATTCCTCGCTTACATGAAGGATTAA